In Acidovorax sp. GBBC 1281, a single window of DNA contains:
- a CDS encoding NAD(P)/FAD-dependent oxidoreductase, with product MPATASATPALAEHATQARAAGPADRRRHVVVIGAGIVGTVCAIEMLRSGRQVTLLNPHAPAGEEATSYGNAGWLSSHSILPPAGPGMWKQVPGYLLDPQGPLTVRWGYLPRALPWLWRFLRSGRTPAHVARTAHALRQLLRDAPALHARLASEAGVPHLVAQRGLLHAYRSRADFEADALGWRLRGEEGIAFETVEGASLRAQEPDLAPAYGFGMRVAEAGHCANPGAYLAALVAHAQSLGGRWVTGQATGLHIEAGRLHAVRTDQGDLPCQGAVIAAGAYSRPLARAAGDRVWLDTERGYHAMLDLQARAGEPAPAGPRTSTMVMDRKLIAHQMEHGLRVAGQVEIAGLHAAPDWRRARILLGHLFDLYPSLPRAALEDGARFWMGRRPSTSDGLPCIGPASACADVIHAYGHGHVGLGASARTGRVVSQCMDGQPPEIDLAPFRPQRWRR from the coding sequence ATGCCCGCCACAGCCTCCGCCACTCCCGCCCTTGCCGAACACGCCACCCAGGCCAGGGCGGCCGGGCCCGCCGACCGGCGCCGGCACGTCGTGGTGATCGGGGCCGGCATCGTGGGCACGGTGTGCGCGATCGAGATGCTGCGCTCCGGCCGCCAGGTCACGCTGCTCAACCCCCATGCCCCCGCCGGCGAAGAAGCCACCAGCTACGGCAATGCGGGCTGGCTGTCTTCCCATTCCATTCTTCCGCCCGCAGGGCCCGGCATGTGGAAGCAGGTGCCTGGCTACCTGCTGGACCCGCAGGGCCCGCTCACCGTGCGCTGGGGCTACCTGCCCCGCGCCCTACCGTGGCTGTGGCGCTTCTTGCGCTCGGGCCGCACGCCCGCGCACGTGGCCCGCACCGCGCATGCCCTGCGCCAATTGCTGCGCGATGCGCCGGCGCTGCATGCCCGGCTGGCCAGCGAAGCCGGCGTCCCGCATCTGGTGGCCCAGCGCGGCCTGCTGCACGCCTACCGCTCGCGGGCGGACTTCGAGGCAGATGCGCTGGGCTGGCGGCTTCGCGGCGAGGAAGGCATCGCGTTCGAGACGGTGGAAGGCGCCAGCCTGCGCGCTCAGGAGCCGGACCTGGCCCCGGCTTACGGCTTCGGCATGCGCGTGGCCGAAGCCGGCCACTGCGCCAATCCCGGTGCCTACCTCGCGGCCCTGGTGGCCCATGCGCAATCCCTCGGCGGGCGCTGGGTCACGGGCCAGGCCACCGGGCTGCACATCGAGGCGGGCCGCCTGCACGCCGTGCGGACCGACCAGGGCGACCTGCCCTGCCAGGGCGCGGTCATCGCGGCGGGCGCTTATTCGCGGCCGCTGGCCCGAGCCGCCGGCGATCGCGTGTGGCTGGACACCGAACGCGGGTACCACGCGATGCTGGACCTGCAGGCCCGCGCCGGGGAGCCGGCGCCCGCCGGCCCCCGCACCTCCACGATGGTGATGGACCGCAAGCTCATCGCGCACCAGATGGAGCACGGCCTGCGGGTGGCGGGCCAGGTGGAGATCGCCGGCCTGCACGCCGCACCCGACTGGCGCCGCGCCCGCATCCTGCTGGGACACTTATTCGATCTGTACCCTTCGCTGCCCCGCGCCGCACTGGAGGACGGCGCCCGCTTCTGGATGGGCCGGCGTCCGAGCACCAGCGACGGACTGCCCTGCATCGGCCCCGCCAGCGCCTGTGCTGACGTCATCCATGCCTATGGCCACGGCCATGTAGGCCTGGGCGCTTCGGCCCGCACGGGACGGGTGGTGTCCCAATGCATGGACGGACAGCCTCCGGAGATCGACCTGGCGCCGTTCCGTCCGCAGCGATGGCGACGATAA
- the hrpA gene encoding ATP-dependent RNA helicase HrpA, with protein sequence MTESAPSSSSPSSSTARAPNAPLRITFPPSLPVSARRDEIMAAMREHQVIIVCGETGSGKTTQLPKIALALGRGKCNAAPGQKGQLIGHTQPRRIAASSVAKRIAEELQTPLGDVVGYKVRFQDRLSRDASVKLMTDGILLAETQTDPLLKAYDTLIIDEAHERSLNIDFLLGYLRQILPRRPDLKVIVTSATIDADRFAKHFALPRRLTGRSRSGEGPQGDAAQAAGPQGAELIPAPIIYVSGRTFPVEQRWRPFEESRDYGLNEAIADGVDELWAGNAGGDILVFLPGEREIREAADHLRKHLAHQPVMRNAEVLPLFARLSQAEQDRIFDGHTGRRIVLATNVAETSLTVPGVRYVIDAGTARVKRYSFRSKVEQLMVEPVSQAAANQRAGRCGRVANGICIRLYDEADFNGRPRFTDPEILRSSLAGVILRMKSLHLGDVAQFPFIEAPSGRAIADGYQLLGELGAVDESNELTPMGQELSRLPLDPRVGRMILEARERQALDEVLIIASALSVQDVRDRPMDAQQQADQAHAKFDDEKSEFSGYLKLWKWINEARGGAPTLPSARMQKQAARKAPSQAVLPVAQRMAAVAVMPPAATEAAAAAPTHKLSNRQYESLLRQNFISVRRLREWRDIHTQLLTVVTEHRWRINDRPASYEQIHLSMLAGLLGNVGVKSDEDDWYLGARGIKFYKHPGAHLSKKPGRWIVAAELVETTRLFGRGIAAIEPQWIEQLGGHLLKKQLLDPHWEKKAAEVNALERATLYGIVIYNNRRVNFGKVDPYAARDIFIREALIGGQWETRLPFLAANHKLIAKVEELEHKSRRQDVLVDDELIYAFYDQQLPDDVCSGHSFEAWYREASASNPDLLKLTREELMRHEAAGITGNAFPRTVRLGGVDCAASYLHEPGDARDGITVTVPLFVLNQVSDERCEWLVPGMLQPKIQALLKSLPQRPRSRFVPLPDSATRLAGLLGTPERFGHGSLVEVLLKQVRDETSLDVKRADFKLDMLSPHLFMNFRVVDEHGRQLGHGRNLGALKAEWGAKARGAFQALAGLKLGGDAKGSEEKQAPAQEVLGHDAIKSEASPAVTGRRSPAAVTAPAAASARQASAGQRHTAWTFGELPELMEIRKGGQTLIGFPALIDGGDAVTIEVFDEPELAAARHRAGLRRLFALQIKDALKYLEKNIPDLQKMAVAYMPLGTQEELRSQIIDVALDRAFLLDPLPTDEAAFKRRVDEGRGRLTLIANEVARLAGTILLEYAAAARKIKDTKNAPEAVQDAQQQLQRLMPKAFLAAAPWAQLAHFARYLKAITLRLDKYRADPARDATKLAELRPQEQRYWRLVAERKGAVDARMQELRWLLEELRVSFFAQELRTPQPVSVKRLDKLWAQLNS encoded by the coding sequence ATGACCGAATCCGCGCCTTCCTCTTCTTCCCCTTCTTCCTCCACCGCCAGGGCGCCCAACGCGCCGTTGCGCATCACCTTCCCGCCGTCGCTGCCCGTCTCGGCGCGGCGCGACGAAATCATGGCGGCGATGCGGGAGCACCAGGTCATCATCGTGTGCGGGGAGACCGGCTCGGGCAAGACCACGCAACTGCCCAAGATCGCGCTGGCATTGGGGCGCGGCAAATGCAACGCCGCGCCGGGACAGAAAGGCCAGCTCATCGGCCACACGCAGCCGCGGCGCATCGCTGCCAGCAGCGTGGCCAAGCGCATCGCCGAAGAGCTGCAGACCCCGCTGGGCGACGTGGTGGGCTACAAGGTGCGGTTCCAGGACCGGCTGTCGCGCGACGCCTCGGTCAAGCTCATGACGGACGGCATCCTGCTGGCGGAGACCCAGACCGACCCGCTGCTCAAGGCCTACGACACGCTCATCATCGACGAGGCGCACGAGCGCAGCCTGAACATCGACTTCCTGCTGGGCTACCTGCGGCAGATCCTGCCGCGCCGGCCCGACCTGAAGGTGATCGTCACCTCGGCCACCATCGATGCCGACCGATTTGCCAAGCACTTCGCGCTGCCGCGGCGCCTGACCGGCCGCTCCAGGTCCGGCGAGGGGCCGCAGGGCGATGCGGCGCAGGCAGCCGGGCCGCAGGGCGCGGAGCTGATTCCCGCGCCGATCATCTATGTGTCGGGCCGGACCTTTCCGGTCGAGCAACGCTGGCGTCCGTTCGAAGAGTCGCGCGACTACGGCCTGAACGAAGCCATCGCCGACGGCGTGGACGAGCTGTGGGCCGGCAACGCGGGCGGCGACATCCTCGTCTTCCTGCCCGGCGAGCGCGAGATCCGCGAGGCGGCCGACCATCTGCGCAAGCACCTGGCGCACCAGCCGGTGATGCGCAATGCCGAGGTGCTGCCCCTGTTCGCGCGGCTGTCGCAGGCCGAGCAGGACCGCATCTTCGACGGGCACACGGGCCGGCGCATCGTGCTGGCTACCAACGTGGCCGAGACATCGCTCACCGTGCCCGGTGTCCGGTATGTGATCGACGCCGGCACCGCGCGAGTGAAGCGCTACAGTTTCCGCAGCAAGGTGGAACAGCTGATGGTCGAGCCCGTCAGCCAGGCCGCCGCCAACCAGCGCGCGGGCCGTTGCGGCCGCGTGGCCAACGGCATCTGCATCCGGCTCTACGACGAGGCCGACTTCAACGGCCGGCCCCGGTTCACCGACCCAGAAATTTTGCGGTCCTCGCTGGCCGGCGTCATCCTGCGCATGAAGTCGCTGCACCTGGGCGACGTGGCGCAGTTCCCCTTCATCGAGGCGCCTTCGGGCCGCGCGATCGCCGACGGCTACCAGTTGCTGGGCGAACTGGGCGCGGTGGACGAATCCAACGAACTCACGCCGATGGGCCAGGAGCTGTCGCGCCTGCCGCTCGACCCGCGCGTGGGCCGCATGATCCTGGAGGCGAGGGAGCGCCAGGCGCTGGACGAGGTGCTCATCATCGCCAGCGCCCTGAGCGTGCAGGACGTGCGCGACCGCCCCATGGATGCGCAGCAGCAGGCCGACCAGGCCCACGCCAAGTTCGACGACGAAAAGAGCGAGTTCAGCGGCTACCTCAAGCTGTGGAAATGGATCAACGAAGCGCGCGGCGGCGCGCCCACCCTGCCGTCGGCGCGCATGCAGAAGCAGGCCGCACGCAAGGCGCCCTCGCAGGCCGTGCTGCCCGTGGCACAGCGCATGGCCGCGGTGGCCGTGATGCCGCCGGCGGCCACCGAGGCCGCAGCGGCTGCGCCCACCCACAAGCTCAGCAACCGCCAGTACGAATCGCTGCTGCGACAGAACTTCATCAGCGTGCGCCGGCTGCGCGAATGGCGCGACATCCACACGCAATTGCTGACCGTGGTGACCGAACACCGCTGGCGCATCAACGACCGCCCTGCCAGCTACGAGCAGATCCACCTGTCCATGCTGGCCGGGTTGCTGGGCAACGTCGGCGTCAAGAGCGACGAGGACGACTGGTACCTGGGCGCACGCGGCATCAAGTTCTACAAGCACCCGGGCGCGCACCTGTCCAAGAAGCCCGGGCGCTGGATCGTCGCGGCCGAACTGGTGGAGACCACGCGCCTCTTCGGCCGGGGCATCGCGGCCATCGAGCCGCAGTGGATCGAGCAACTGGGCGGGCACCTGCTCAAGAAGCAGCTGCTCGATCCGCACTGGGAAAAGAAGGCGGCCGAGGTCAATGCGCTGGAGCGCGCCACGCTGTACGGCATCGTCATCTACAACAACCGGCGGGTGAACTTCGGCAAGGTGGACCCGTACGCGGCGCGGGACATCTTCATCCGCGAGGCGCTGATCGGCGGGCAGTGGGAAACCCGGCTGCCCTTTCTGGCCGCCAACCACAAGCTCATCGCCAAGGTCGAAGAGCTCGAACACAAGTCGCGCCGCCAGGACGTGCTGGTGGACGACGAACTGATCTACGCCTTCTACGACCAGCAGTTGCCGGACGACGTGTGCAGCGGGCACAGCTTCGAGGCCTGGTACCGCGAGGCGAGCGCGTCGAACCCCGACCTGCTCAAGCTGACGCGCGAAGAACTCATGCGCCACGAGGCCGCGGGCATCACCGGCAATGCCTTCCCGCGCACGGTGCGGCTGGGCGGCGTGGATTGCGCAGCGAGCTACCTGCACGAGCCGGGCGATGCGCGCGACGGCATCACGGTCACCGTGCCGCTGTTCGTGCTCAACCAGGTGAGCGACGAGCGCTGCGAATGGCTGGTGCCCGGCATGCTGCAGCCCAAGATCCAGGCCCTGCTCAAGAGCCTGCCGCAGCGCCCCCGCAGCCGGTTCGTGCCGCTGCCCGACAGCGCAACCCGGCTGGCCGGGCTGCTCGGCACGCCCGAACGCTTCGGCCACGGCAGCCTGGTCGAGGTGCTGCTCAAGCAAGTGCGCGATGAGACCTCGCTCGACGTCAAGCGGGCCGATTTCAAGCTCGACATGCTGAGCCCGCACCTGTTCATGAACTTCCGCGTGGTGGACGAACACGGGCGCCAGCTCGGTCATGGGCGCAACCTGGGTGCCCTCAAGGCCGAATGGGGTGCGAAGGCGCGCGGCGCCTTCCAGGCCCTGGCAGGGCTCAAGCTGGGTGGCGATGCCAAGGGTTCTGAAGAAAAACAGGCTCCAGCGCAAGAAGTACTAGGGCATGATGCTATCAAAAGTGAAGCATCTCCCGCTGTGACGGGGCGCCGCAGCCCTGCGGCGGTGACGGCACCGGCCGCCGCTTCGGCTCGGCAGGCGTCCGCCGGTCAGCGCCACACCGCATGGACCTTTGGCGAGCTGCCCGAGCTGATGGAGATCCGCAAGGGCGGCCAGACGCTGATCGGCTTTCCCGCGCTCATCGACGGCGGCGATGCCGTCACCATCGAGGTGTTCGACGAGCCCGAGCTGGCCGCCGCCCGGCACCGTGCGGGCCTGCGCCGCCTGTTCGCGCTGCAGATCAAGGACGCGCTCAAGTACCTGGAAAAGAACATTCCCGACCTGCAGAAGATGGCCGTGGCCTACATGCCGTTGGGCACGCAGGAAGAACTGCGCAGCCAGATCATCGACGTGGCGCTGGACCGGGCCTTCCTGCTCGACCCGTTGCCCACCGATGAGGCCGCTTTCAAGCGCCGGGTTGACGAGGGACGCGGCCGGCTGACCCTGATCGCCAACGAGGTCGCTCGGCTCGCCGGCACGATCTTGCTGGAGTACGCTGCCGCGGCCCGCAAGATCAAGGACACCAAGAACGCACCCGAAGCCGTGCAGGACGCGCAGCAGCAGTTGCAGCGCCTCATGCCCAAGGCGTTCCTGGCCGCGGCACCGTGGGCGCAACTGGCGCACTTTGCCCGCTACCTCAAGGCAATCACGCTGCGGCTGGACAAATACCGCGCCGATCCGGCGCGCGACGCCACCAAGCTGGCCGAACTGCGCCCGCAGGAGCAGCGCTACTGGCGCCTGGTGGCCGAACGCAAGGGCGCGGTGGATGCGCGCATGCAGGAACTGCGCTGGCTGCTGGAAGAGTTGCGGGTGAGCTTTTTCGCCCAGGAGTTGCGAACCCCGCAGCCGGTGAGCGTGAAGCGGCTGGACAAGCTCTGGGCGCAACTCAACAGCTGA
- the lexA gene encoding transcriptional repressor LexA, with amino-acid sequence MFDSPKLTARQQQILDLIQTAISRTGAPPTRAEIAAEFGFKSANAAEEHLQALARKGVIELVSGTSRGIRLRSDTVRSINAARGTQFNLPIPGLSQLSLPLVGRVAAGSPILAQEHVDQTYSVEGSLFQHKPDYLLKVRGMSMRDAGIMDGDLLAVQSTREARNGQIIVARLGDDVTVKRLRRTATAIELLPENPDHPVITVHPGEPFEIEGLAVGLIRNTMLM; translated from the coding sequence ATGTTCGACAGTCCCAAGCTCACCGCCCGCCAGCAGCAGATCCTCGATCTGATCCAGACCGCCATCTCCCGCACCGGCGCGCCCCCCACCCGGGCGGAAATCGCCGCCGAGTTCGGCTTCAAATCCGCCAACGCGGCCGAAGAACACCTGCAGGCCCTGGCCCGCAAGGGCGTCATCGAACTGGTCAGCGGCACGTCGCGCGGCATCCGGCTGCGCAGCGACACGGTGCGCTCCATCAATGCCGCCCGCGGCACCCAGTTCAACCTGCCCATCCCGGGTCTGTCGCAGCTGTCGCTTCCCCTGGTGGGGCGGGTGGCGGCAGGGTCGCCCATTCTCGCGCAGGAACATGTCGACCAGACCTACAGCGTGGAGGGCAGCCTGTTCCAGCACAAGCCGGATTACCTGCTCAAGGTGCGCGGCATGTCCATGCGCGATGCGGGCATCATGGACGGCGACCTGCTCGCCGTGCAATCCACCCGCGAGGCGCGCAACGGCCAGATCATCGTGGCCCGGCTGGGCGATGACGTCACCGTCAAGCGCCTGCGCCGCACGGCCACGGCCATCGAGCTGCTGCCCGAAAACCCCGACCACCCCGTCATCACCGTGCATCCGGGCGAGCCCTTCGAAATCGAAGGGCTTGCCGTGGGCCTGATCCGCAACACCATGCTGATGTAG
- a CDS encoding asparaginase has protein sequence MQVGTGKIVVLGTGGTIAGKAAEAGDNIGYTAGQVGVGQLLEAIPGLAQAARGRIEAEQIAQIDSKDMDFAVWRQLAHRCTQLLADPDVRGIVVTHGTDTLEETAWFLDSVLDTAQRPVVLACAMRPATAIAPDGPQNLLDAVALAATPGARGVLAVVAGTIHTARNVQKVHPYRVDAFSSGDAGPLGWVEEGAVRLTHGWPAPSVPRSDALHHIANTYLWPRVEVLMNHVGADGRIVDLLVLDGVDGLVVAATGNGTLHHALAKALERAHESGVEVRVATRCPLGRVLPKPGDALPHSEGLSPVKARISLLLDLLARPRRP, from the coding sequence GTGCAAGTGGGCACAGGAAAAATCGTGGTGCTGGGCACCGGCGGAACCATCGCGGGCAAGGCCGCCGAGGCCGGAGACAACATCGGCTATACCGCCGGTCAGGTGGGCGTGGGGCAGTTGCTGGAGGCGATTCCCGGGTTGGCGCAGGCGGCCCGTGGCCGGATTGAGGCCGAGCAGATCGCACAGATCGACAGCAAAGACATGGATTTCGCCGTATGGCGGCAACTGGCCCACCGCTGCACGCAGCTGCTGGCGGACCCCGACGTGCGCGGGATCGTGGTCACGCACGGCACCGACACGCTGGAGGAGACGGCATGGTTCCTGGATTCGGTCCTGGACACTGCCCAACGCCCCGTGGTGCTGGCCTGCGCCATGCGGCCGGCGACGGCGATCGCCCCGGACGGCCCGCAGAACCTGCTCGATGCGGTGGCACTGGCGGCCACGCCCGGGGCGCGCGGGGTGCTGGCCGTGGTGGCGGGCACGATCCACACCGCGCGCAACGTGCAGAAAGTGCACCCCTATCGCGTGGATGCCTTCAGTTCAGGGGACGCCGGGCCGCTGGGCTGGGTGGAGGAGGGCGCGGTTCGCCTGACCCATGGCTGGCCGGCCCCTTCGGTTCCGAGATCGGATGCGCTCCACCACATCGCCAACACCTACCTGTGGCCGCGGGTGGAGGTGCTCATGAACCATGTCGGCGCCGACGGCCGCATCGTCGACCTGCTGGTGCTCGACGGCGTGGATGGCCTCGTGGTGGCGGCGACGGGCAACGGCACGCTGCACCATGCCCTGGCCAAAGCGCTGGAGCGCGCGCACGAGAGCGGTGTGGAAGTGCGCGTGGCCACCCGCTGCCCGCTGGGCCGGGTGCTGCCCAAGCCGGGGGACGCCTTGCCCCACTCGGAGGGGTTGAGCCCGGTGAAGGCCCGCATCAGCCTGCTGCTCGATCTGCTCGCCCGGCCTCGGCGCCCCTGA
- the adk gene encoding adenylate kinase — translation MRLILLGAPGAGKGTQAAFICQKYGIPQISTGDMLRAAVKAGTPLGQQAKAVMDAGALVSDDLIINLVKERIAQPDCASGFLFDGFPRTIPQADAMKAAGVKLDYVLEIDVPFDAIIERMSGRRSHPASGRTYHVKFNPPKVEGKDDVTGEDLIQREDDKEATVKKRLDVYSAQTRPLVEYYSSWAKADPAGAPKYRAISGTGSVEEITQRALAALAG, via the coding sequence ATGAGACTGATTCTTTTGGGCGCACCCGGCGCCGGAAAGGGCACGCAGGCCGCATTCATTTGCCAGAAATACGGTATTCCGCAAATCTCCACCGGTGACATGCTGCGCGCCGCCGTCAAGGCGGGCACGCCGCTGGGTCAGCAGGCCAAGGCCGTCATGGATGCGGGTGCGCTGGTCAGCGACGACCTCATCATCAATCTCGTGAAAGAGCGCATTGCACAGCCCGACTGCGCGTCCGGCTTCCTGTTCGACGGATTTCCCCGCACGATCCCGCAGGCCGACGCCATGAAGGCCGCGGGCGTCAAGCTCGACTATGTGCTCGAGATCGACGTGCCCTTCGATGCCATCATCGAACGCATGAGCGGCCGCCGCTCCCACCCGGCCAGCGGTCGCACGTACCACGTCAAGTTCAACCCGCCCAAGGTGGAAGGCAAGGACGACGTGACCGGCGAAGACCTCATCCAGCGCGAAGACGACAAGGAGGCCACCGTCAAGAAGCGCCTGGATGTGTACAGCGCCCAGACCCGTCCGCTGGTGGAGTACTACTCCAGCTGGGCCAAGGCCGATCCGGCCGGTGCTCCCAAATACCGCGCCATCAGCGGCACGGGCAGCGTGGAAGAGATCACCCAGCGCGCGCTGGCTGCACTGGCCGGCTGA
- the kdsB gene encoding 3-deoxy-manno-octulosonate cytidylyltransferase, producing MTAPATPFTILIPARLASTRLPDKPLADIAGLPMVVRVAQRAAQSQATRVVVATDDARILAACQAHGVQALLTRPDHPSGSDRLAEACEQLGLAGDDIVVNVQGDEPLIDPALINAVAALLPARTDASMGTAAHAIDTLADYTNPNVVKVVLDARGLAHYFSRAPIPHARDHAGAAWWTQGPDGAARGLPPGYAPLRHIGLYSYRAAFLRQFPALPPAPTEAVEALEQLRALWHGHRIAVHVTASTPGPGVDTPQDLERVRALFS from the coding sequence GTGACCGCGCCCGCCACGCCCTTCACCATCCTGATACCGGCGCGGCTGGCCTCCACGCGGCTGCCCGACAAGCCGCTGGCCGACATCGCCGGACTGCCCATGGTGGTGCGCGTGGCGCAACGCGCGGCGCAAAGCCAGGCCACCCGCGTGGTCGTGGCCACGGACGATGCCCGCATCCTTGCAGCCTGCCAGGCGCATGGCGTGCAGGCCCTGCTCACGCGGCCCGACCATCCGAGCGGCAGCGACCGCCTGGCCGAGGCCTGCGAACAACTGGGCCTGGCAGGCGACGACATCGTGGTGAACGTGCAGGGCGACGAACCGCTGATCGACCCCGCGCTGATCAATGCCGTGGCCGCCCTGCTTCCGGCCCGCACGGACGCCAGCATGGGGACCGCCGCTCATGCCATCGACACGCTGGCCGACTACACCAACCCCAATGTCGTGAAGGTCGTGCTCGATGCGCGCGGTCTGGCGCACTACTTCAGCCGGGCGCCCATTCCGCATGCACGCGACCATGCCGGCGCTGCCTGGTGGACGCAGGGGCCCGATGGCGCGGCCCGAGGCTTGCCGCCAGGGTATGCGCCGCTGCGCCACATCGGCCTCTACAGCTACCGCGCCGCATTCCTTCGGCAGTTTCCGGCCCTGCCGCCCGCGCCCACCGAAGCGGTCGAGGCACTGGAGCAGTTGCGGGCGCTGTGGCACGGCCACCGCATCGCCGTGCATGTGACCGCTTCGACACCCGGCCCCGGCGTGGACACCCCCCAGGATCTGGAACGCGTGAGAGCGCTGTTTTCCTAG
- a CDS encoding Trm112 family protein yields MDPKLLELLVCPVTKGSLTFNRERQELVSRSARLAYPVRDGIPVLLENEARTLTDEELEA; encoded by the coding sequence ATGGATCCCAAACTGCTCGAACTGCTGGTCTGCCCCGTCACCAAGGGCTCGCTCACTTTCAACCGGGAGCGGCAGGAACTGGTGTCGCGCAGCGCCCGCCTGGCCTACCCGGTGCGCGACGGCATTCCGGTGCTGCTCGAAAACGAAGCACGCACCCTGACGGACGAGGAGCTGGAGGCGTGA
- the lpxK gene encoding tetraacyldisaccharide 4'-kinase — protein MAAAGPPPPSEPSSTTPHTQAPTLQAAWKRRGPLAWALWPLSCLYRTAVAIRRALYRLGVLRAERMAVPVIVVGNVIAGGAGKTPVTQTIVRHLVARGWQPGVVSRGYGRSTDDCREVCADSRATEVGDEPLLIAKRTGVPVFVARHRAQAARALLAQHPRTDVIVCDDGLQHLALARDIEVCVFNDDGVGNGFLLPAGPLREPWPRRVDCVLHAGRAPAGASPAFSLRRSLGPDAMRADGSAVPLAQWRGRPLHAVAAIARPQEFFAMLRARGLTLQQTTALPDHYDFDSWKDNQNAGMTLVCTEKDATKLWRLHPQALAVPLHLEIDSAFFTLLDERLRAATRRSLSSPSD, from the coding sequence ATGGCTGCCGCCGGGCCGCCGCCGCCCTCTGAACCCTCTTCCACCACCCCCCATACCCAGGCACCCACCCTGCAAGCGGCCTGGAAACGGCGTGGGCCGCTGGCTTGGGCGCTGTGGCCGCTGTCCTGTCTTTATCGGACCGCTGTAGCCATCCGGCGAGCGCTTTATCGGCTGGGCGTCCTGCGCGCCGAGCGCATGGCGGTGCCGGTGATCGTCGTGGGCAACGTGATCGCCGGAGGGGCCGGCAAGACCCCGGTCACGCAGACCATCGTGCGGCATCTGGTGGCGCGCGGATGGCAGCCTGGCGTGGTGTCGCGCGGCTACGGACGGTCCACCGACGACTGCCGCGAAGTGTGCGCGGACAGCCGCGCGACCGAAGTGGGCGACGAGCCGTTGCTGATCGCGAAGCGCACGGGCGTTCCCGTGTTCGTGGCACGGCACCGGGCGCAGGCGGCGCGCGCACTGCTGGCACAGCATCCCCGCACCGATGTGATCGTTTGCGACGACGGCCTGCAGCATCTGGCGCTGGCCCGCGACATCGAGGTCTGCGTGTTCAACGACGACGGCGTGGGCAACGGATTCCTCCTGCCGGCCGGCCCGCTGCGCGAACCCTGGCCGCGCCGGGTCGACTGCGTGCTCCATGCCGGGCGGGCTCCGGCCGGCGCATCGCCGGCGTTCTCCCTGAGACGCTCGCTCGGGCCAGACGCCATGCGTGCGGACGGCAGCGCCGTGCCCCTGGCGCAGTGGCGCGGCCGGCCCTTGCACGCCGTGGCCGCCATTGCCAGGCCACAGGAATTCTTTGCCATGCTGCGGGCAAGAGGACTCACGCTGCAGCAGACCACCGCCTTGCCCGATCACTATGATTTTGATAGCTGGAAAGACAATCAAAACGCCGGCATGACGCTGGTTTGCACCGAAAAAGACGCCACCAAGCTGTGGCGACTCCACCCCCAAGCGCTGGCTGTGCCGCTGCACCTGGAAATCGACAGCGCTTTTTTCACCCTGCTGGACGAGCGGTTGCGGGCCGCCACGCGCCGCTCGCTATCATCGCCCTCCGACTGA
- a CDS encoding ExbD/TolR family protein, whose product MNFRSRPTEAPEINLIPFIDVLLVVLIFLMLSTTYSKFTELQLTLPVADAEQQRDHPKEVIVAVAADGRYAINKLAVEGKSVDVVAQALATAASAGKDSVVIISADANSPHQAVVTVMEAARRVGLSQITFATQSTASAGK is encoded by the coding sequence ATGAACTTTCGCTCCCGCCCCACCGAAGCGCCGGAAATCAACCTGATTCCGTTCATCGACGTGCTGCTCGTGGTGCTCATCTTCCTGATGCTGTCCACCACCTACAGCAAGTTCACCGAGCTGCAACTGACGCTGCCCGTGGCCGATGCCGAGCAGCAGCGCGACCACCCCAAGGAAGTGATCGTGGCCGTTGCCGCAGATGGCCGCTATGCCATCAACAAGCTGGCGGTCGAGGGCAAGAGCGTGGACGTGGTGGCCCAAGCATTGGCCACGGCGGCCAGCGCCGGCAAGGACAGCGTCGTCATCATCAGTGCCGACGCCAATTCGCCGCACCAGGCGGTGGTCACCGTCATGGAAGCCGCGCGCCGCGTGGGTCTGTCGCAGATCACCTTCGCCACTCAGTCCACGGCCAGCGCCGGCAAGTAG